A genome region from Ptiloglossa arizonensis isolate GNS036 chromosome 4, iyPtiAriz1_principal, whole genome shotgun sequence includes the following:
- the LOC143146102 gene encoding uncharacterized protein LOC143146102: MYACPPMAAKCPSKEPKDDSSKYYREIGTAMIGNQLIIRMERNKNKSKKSRDWEPPCDCDVVEIQRPSSNQGPKILKGLDNNRILFRVESRSDLSKPEDTKTMSQGITYQIGQCRGGPNTNDQCRTFTIYPVLDHPGEQEVHTDRVTDGDQNVFVLRVKKKPPNSDEPKKNIELELRTPKPPILSAAQTASEVPRVELEKKEEKKVVLKHKPKKEVSGKKRKKR, translated from the exons ATGTACGCTTGTCCACCAATGGCAGCCAAGTGTCCATCGAAAGAGCCAAAGGATGATTCCTCGAAGTATTATCGAGAGATCGGAACAGCTATGATCGGGAATCAGTTGATAATTCGCATggaaaggaataaaaataaatcgaagaaaTCGCGCGACTGGGAGCCGCCTTGCGACTGCGACGTGGTGGAGATACAGAGGCCCAGCAGTAACCAGGGGCCCAAAATATTAAAGGGTCTCGATAACAATCGAATCCTGTTCCGTGTGGAGTCCAGGTCTGATCTATCCAAGCCTGAGGACACCAAAACCATGTCTCAAGGAATCACTTACCag ATTGGCCAATGTAGAGGAGGGCCAAACACGAACGACCAGTGTAGAACGTTCACCATTTACCCCGTGTTGGATCATCCAGGGGAACAGGAAGTGCACACTGATCGTGTAACGGACGGAGATCAGAATGTGTTTGTGTTAAGGGTGAAGAAAAAGCCACCTAACTCCGATGAACCTAAAAAGAACATTGAGTTGGAGCTCAGAACTCCGAAACCACCGATTCTTTCAGCGGCTCAAACAGCTTCAGAGGTTCCCAGAGTCGAGTTggagaaaaaggaagagaagaagGTCGTTTTGAAACATAAACCAAAGAAGGAAGTTTCaggaaaaaagaggaagaaacgaTAA
- the LOC143146103 gene encoding uncharacterized protein LOC143146103 — translation MIVATHRCGCLRKEEKPPCSPCCALGKRKGPKGQESREKLSKRSTNDTSECCPVESKGSVKFSARKIRSEIVEKGLPYKELEAIVNENRMIIRIQKESVKDEYDPPCDCHEEDQSGGRSEEHVVEEQDSENRTVTVYPQVQSRFENTEKVEVNKKTEEEEETIETVSVEENPNIFLLRVKKKSRDGETVALEFKAPRAWSREKRMEFYERVHQPSIVKSEEVVDAPKGTGKKESKKRKKKEKRKKQ, via the coding sequence ATGATAGTAGCAACTCACAGATGCGGGTGTCTGCGCAAAGAGGAGAAACCACCGTGTTCGCCATGTTGCGCTCTTGGTAAGAGAAAAGGACCCAAAGGGCAAGAATCGCGTGAAAAATTGTCGAAGAGATCAACGAACGACACGTCAGAGTGCTGTCCAGTCGAATCCAAGGGCAGTGTTAAGTTCTCCGCTCGGAAGATTCGTTCAGAGATCGTTGAGAAGGGATTGCCCTACAAGGAACTAGAGGCCATCGTGAACGAAAATCGTATGATAATCAGGATCCAGAAGGAGTCAGTTAAGGACGAGTACGATCCTCCCTGCGACTGCCACGAGGAGGACCAATCAGGTGGTCGGAGTGAGGAGCACGTGGTTGAAGAACAAGATTCGGAGAATCGTACGGTGACGGTGTACCCTCAGGTGCAATCGCGTTTCGAGAACACGGAGAAGGTCGAGGTGAACAAGAAGAccgaggaggaagaggaaaccatcgaaacggtCAGCGTTGAGGAGAACCCGAACATATTTCTTTTAAGGGTGAAGAAGAAGTCCAGAGATGGTGAAACGGTCGCTTTGGAGTTCAAGGCACCTCGAGCTTGGTCCAGGGAGAAACGAATGGAGTTTTACGAGCGTGTGCACCAACCCTCGATTGTGAAGAGCGAAGAGGTTGTGGATGCACCGAAGGGAACTGGTAAGAAGGAatcaaagaagaggaaaaagaaagaaaaaagaaagaaacagtga
- the LOC143145596 gene encoding uncharacterized protein LOC143145596: MITCEAHDCLSCQDTKIDGKDISFFPFPDDIAQRNQWMKNCQLGDIVKSNKSLYLCELHFEKMSFTSFNELKPNAAPTIFNKLEEGQRKRKAESIPETGSSKCPPLKQKKLDEDSHSLVTPPQSPCTQLIENIENTNGEGRIDVSIEHDISLNGSAILKSELYHDVGIAKKQYRLTIQIDKIYGKPCPRSKKLMILAQLKKEKLQLSKNVISMDPKDQSLQKVNRKAVCVKGGCKLKKSVYESKPAFQCEHCDKYYVMKKCDNQGEKNNICAVCYKTFPSSQSLYLHTKTHFICDMCQTECSSQVTYDKHVRLHVSTDPLYPYKCHQCTEIFELKEDARQHYLIVHPTIKLQNTILQVTASHLTQQVPQQDYRCVSCNITFRNEQAYRNHTSSHKKKEGLRCSIGETNNIFPVPNPLTGSQIGILRAVKFTCRVCSMEFDNVGEVDKHTRTHLEEDNEEERKCNICKKLFKTSAQLNEHLKFHLSRTHSCPVCSKAFINRTTLKIHLKTHGEA; encoded by the exons ATGATAACCTGCGAAGCTCATGATTGTCTTTCGTGTCAGGATACAAAAATTGACGgaaaagatatttcatttttcccTTTTCCCGATGATATTGC TCAAAGAAATCAATGGATGAAGAATTGTCAGTTAGGTGATATTGTTAAAAGCAATAAATCACTTTATCTCTGTGAACTGCATTTTGAGAAAATGAGTTTTACTAGTTTTAATGAGTTGAAACCTAATGCAGCTCcaactatttttaataaattagaaG AAGGGCAAAGGAAACGCAAGGCAGAAAGTATACCGGAAACTGGATCTTCCAAATGTCCACCGCTAAAACAGAAGAAGTTGGACGAGGATTCCCATAGTTTAGTTACTCCACCACAAAGTCCTTGTACCCAGctaattgaaaat ATTGAAAATACAAATGGAGAAGGTAGAATAGATGTATCTATTGAACATGATATTTCATTAAATGGATCTGCTATTTTAAAGTCTGAATTATATCATGATGTGGGAATAGCAAAGAAACAATATCGTTTAACGATACAAATAGATAAAATATATGGCAAACCATGTCCAAGGTCAAAGAAACTCATGATATTGGCAcagttgaaaaaagaaaaattacaactTTCTAAAAATGTGATTAGTATGGATCCCAAAGATCAGTCCTTACAAAAAGTTAATAGAAAAGCAGTTTGTGTAAAAGGTGGTTGTAAGTTAAAGAAATCTGTTTATGAATCAAAGCCAGCTTTTCAGTGCGAACACTGTGATAAGTATTATGTAATGAAAAAGTGTGATAATCAAGGGGAGAAGAATAATATCTGTGCTGTATGTTACAAGACTTTCCCATCTTCGCAATCCCTGTACCTTCACACTAAAACTCATTTTATATGTGATATGTGCCAAACTGAATGTAGCTCGCAGGTGACTTACGATAAACATGTAAGATTACACGTTAGTACAGACCCATTGTATCCGTACAAGTGTCATcagtgtacagaaatatttgaaCTCAAAGAGGATGCGAGGCAACATTATTTAATCGTTCATCctacaataaaattacaaaatacgaTTTTACAAGTGACCGCTTCACATCTAACTCAACAAGTACCTCAACAAGATTATCGTTGCGTCAGTTGTAACATAACATTTAGGAATGAACAAGCATATAG gaATCACACAAGTTCtcataaaaagaaagaaggttTAAGGTGTAGCATTGGCGAAACTAATAATATATTTCCAGTACCTAATCCTCTAACTGGTAGTCAAATAGGTATCCTACGAGCTGTAAAATTCACCTGCAGGGTGTGTTCCATGGAATTTGACAATGTTGGCGAAGTTGACAAACATACAAGGACACATTTAGAGGAAGATAACGAAGAGGAGCGCAAGtgcaatatttgtaaaaaactgTTTAAAACGAGTGCACAACTGAATGAACACTTAAAGTTTCATCTGTCGCGCACGCATTCATGTCCTGTATGTTCCAAAGCTTTCATTAACAGAACTACTCTGAAAATACATTTAAAGACACATGGTGAAGCATAG